The following proteins are co-located in the Larus michahellis chromosome 9, bLarMic1.1, whole genome shotgun sequence genome:
- the PCLAF gene encoding PCNA-associated factor: MARTKACGGAGRKVLVARAPRKVLGCSSLNAGPSPAAKKGEGRRVGGNPVCPRPVPAWQKGIGAFLRLPQKENREPGGEAAESSGLGPAATKAPLLPSDPAEDGESSEEEHA, from the exons ATGGCGCGGACGAAGgcgtgcggcggggccgggcgcaaAG TGCTGGTCGCCAGGGCTCCCCGGaaggtgctgggctgcagcagcctcaaTGCGGGACCGTCGCCGGCCGCCAAGAAAG GCGAGGGCCGGCGTGTCGGGGGGAACCCGGTGTGCCCGAGGCCCGTCCCCGCCTGGCAGAAGGGCATCGGCGCGTTCCTGCGGCTGCCGCAGAAGGAGAACCGGGAGCCCGGCGGAGAGGCGGCGGAGAGCAGCGGGCTGGGGCCGGCCGCTACGAA AGCTCCCCTCCTGCCATCAGATCCTGCAGAAGACGGCGAGTCCTCTGAGGAAGAGCACGCATGA